The nucleotide window GAAACGCTTATCTTATTAGACAAACCAATGATTAAGCTCATAGAAAAATACCCTATTGTTAGCCTTTTACTCTTTGTGGTAATTATGCTTGGCTTTACTATAGATGCAATTCCTGTGACGATAATGGAAGCTCGAAATTTTATTTCGGCAAGAGAAATGCTTACGGATAATAATTGGATTTTAACCACAATGAATGGGGAAGCACGCTACCAAAAACCACCTTTACCAACTTGGATAACGGCTTTTTTTGGTATGCTCTTCGGTATAAAATCTGTCCTTGCTTTACGTTGGCCAGCCCTTTTATTCATGGCAAGCATTGGTATTTCTACATATTTGATTTCAAAACAATTAAAACTTACCAAATCACATAGTCTTATCAATGGTTTTATTGTGTTGAGCTCATTCTATGTTATTGGTATTACCGTTGAAGCACCTTGGGATATTTACGCTCATGGTTTTATGCTTATGGCTTTATTCCAACTCTTTATTATGCTGAAGCATCAAAAAACAAACATTATAAATAGCCTTCTGTTTGTGTTGTTTATAGCTGGTTCTGTACTCTCTAAAGGTCCAGTTTCTTTATATGTGTTGTTTTTATCTTTTGTGGTTGCTTATGGTATAGCATTTAGATTAAAAGGGAATATTTTACACTTTTTAAAGCTTATTAGCCTTTTAATTTTTGGAATTGTCATTGGTGGCTGGTGGTACATGCATGTTCGTATTGCAGATCCTGAAACATTTGCAGCTATAGCAGTTAAGGAAACAACTAATTGGAGCAGCTATAATGTAAGACCCTTTTATTATTACTGGAGCTTTTTTGTACAGAGTGGATTGTGGACCGTTCCAGCATTTATAAGTTTATTATACCCTTATTTAAAGTCGCGCGTGTCTCATCTCAAAGCCTATCGTTTTAGTTTTTTCTGGACGCTTATTGCTGTGATTTTATTGTCTGTAATTCCTGAAAAAAAATCACGCTACCTCATGCCAGTTTTAATTCCTCTGGCTATTAATATTGGATTTTATATTGCGTATTTAATCAGAGAATTTAAAAACCTAAAGGATAAACGCGAAACCTATCCTGTGTACTTTCACTTTGGACTGATAGGATTAATTGGCATTTTGTTTTGGATGTCTGAATTCTTTAAAGATTCTTTTATTTTTAGTGATTATGCCGTTAGGTATTTTATCACTTCTATCGTACTTATTAGTATTGGTGTTTTCATCATTCAAAATTTAAAGAAAAAAGATATTAAAACGGTGTTCTATTTATGCTTAGCTATGATGGTTAGTATTGGATTTTTCGCTCTACCCTTAGCAAATTCAAATGTTAAAGATGACAACAAACCTATTTCAGAATTACAAGACAAGGCCATTGATTTATATCATTTAGACTATGTTGCTCCTGAAATGATTTATAATTATGGTGATAAAATTCCGAGTATTAAAGCAGAAGAAGGCTATCACATACCAATTGAAAAAACATTTTATTTATTAACAAGAACCCATCAACCAGATACGATTGAAGTCCTTTCAAAATTATATAAAATGGAATTTATAGATACGTATGACCTTAATCGTGCTTCCAAGGATTCTAGAGCCTATAATGAGCGATTAGTTAATCAGTTATACAAACTTACTCTAAAATAATAATTCTCTATTCTCGATATAGTTTTTTTTAACTTCGACAAGCGCAGTCATAAAAACCACTCGAACTGACAAATTATTATTCAATCGTCAGTTCGAGTTTTTCTTCGGAAAAAATATCGAGAACAAGGTTTAATAATTTAATTGAATCGCTTAAGGATATAGGTATTCAGCTTATAAAAACCAAAGCCAGCTAAAGCACCAAAAGTCATTCCTGCTAAAATATCTATCGGAAAGTGCACTCCAACATAAATACGACTGTAAGCCACTAAAAACGCCCAAAACAACAGAATAAATATGAGGTTTTTAAAGTAAGGTCGCAAAACTAAGCCACCAAAAACAGCTGCTGCCATGGAGTTAGATGCATGACCAGAGAAAAAACTACGGTTGCTACTGCATCGTTCTGCTATAAACCGTATGCTATCCTTTATTTCATCGCAAGCACAAGGTCTAAATCGCAATACTGTACGTTTTACCAAATTAGTAGTCTGATCTGTAAATAATATCATTAAAGCAATGACCACTATGATTACCAACAAGGATTTCCAACCCAGTTTTCTATAGATTAAAAACAGTAGTAAGGCATATAGAGGCGCAAAAGTAAACTCATGCGTTATGGCCAGCCACATGCCATCCCAAGTAGGTGAACCTAGGCCATTGAGATATACAAAAAGTTCGGTATCTAAGTCTAAAAGTTTGTCTAGCATTAGTTGTCGTCGTAACGTGCTACTTCCCTATCGTAGAACTCAGTAGCCTGCATTATATAATTTTCCATTTCGGTTTCGAGTTCTTTTTGATCGTGCTGATCGAATTCTTCAAACCACTCTACCTCATCATTTTCAAGATTGATGATAAATCTCGGAAACTCAGTATGAATAACGAATATAGCATCTGGATAATCTGTGTTATCGCCTAAGATGAATTTTGGTAATTCCATTGGTTAAAAGTTTGAATTTTGAAGGACAAAAATACAAATTTAGTGATGAGTTCTTCATACTATTTTTTGCTTTGTCATTTCTAGTAACTTATTACGCTTATGACTTCTCGATACAATCCTTCATACTTCAGGACCACTCGAAGTGTCGCAATGCATAAAAATAAAACCTCAACCGTCAGTTCGAGTGAATTTTATGACGATAGGAATAAAATTAGTACTTCGACAAGCTCAGCAGAACTATCGAGAACTATTTTGGTAACTCAACTTCTCGATACAATCCTTCATACTTCAGGATCACTCGAAGTGACGTAAACAACAAAGTTGAACCTCTATCGTCAGTTCGAGTGATTTGTGAGTATGCGAGCAAATAGTATCGAGAACTATTTAGACAACAAAACTTCTCGATACAATCCTTCATACTTCAGGATCACTCGAAGTGACGTATACGAGTTATTTAGCTTGTTGCGAAATCAACTTCTTCGTCAAAAAATTAAAACGAATAAAGAGCAATAAAGCCGCAGCACTTAAGCCAGCTAATAAGCCCAACCAAATTCCCAAACTGCCATAGGCGTCTTCTTTGCCTAAATAGTAACTAATCGGAAACCCAATCACCCAATACGAAATAAAAGTAATGATGGTAGGAATCTTAACGTCTTGCAAACCACGAAGTGCTCCAAGTGCAATAACTTGCAGACTATCACTAATCTGAAACACTGCCGAAGCCAATAATAAAGTCGCTGCGATTTTAACCACCTCAGCGGTGTCCATGGCATTGGCTGGATCGTCTAAATCCACATACAACTCCGGTAACGCTTTATGAAAAATCACAAACAACAACGCGAAAATGACAGCGAATATAAACCCAACAAAAAAGATAGATTCTGCAATACGTTTTAGGTTTTTGTAATCCTTTAATCCTTTTTGATTACCAACACGCACCATAGCGGCAACACTCAAGCCCATAGCCACCATAAAAGTCATGGATGATAAGTTAAGTGCAATCTGGTTGGCAGCCTGTGCATTTTTACCCAACAATCCACTGAGCCAAATTGCTGCTGTAAAAATAGCCACCTCAAAAAACATCTGCATCGCACTAGGCAACCCTAAGTTGGTGAGCTTTTTTAGAGGTTGTTTACTGAGTTTAAAGAATTTTATATTGGTCACATACGCTCTAGATCTGTGACGTTTTGCCAACAGCCACCACAAGAAAAACAACATCGTAAAACGCGATACTAAAGTACCAACAGCAGCACCAACAATACCCATTTGCGGAAACCCAAATTTTCCAAAAATAAGCACGTAGTTAATAGCGACGTTGAGAATATTAGCCACCAACGTAGCATACATAGGGTATTTGGTTAAGGACATGCCGTCGCTAAACTGCTTAAATGCCTGAAACACGATAAGCGGCACCAAAGAAAAAGCTACCAAATCTAAATACGGAATAGCGAGTTCTACCACTTCTGCTGGCTGATCCATAACATACATTAAGGGCTTGGACAGTAAAGTGACTAAAAACAACAAAACACCCAGTACCGTACATAAGAAAAACCCATGCTTAAAAGCCGATTTCCCTTTCACGAAGTTTTGCTCTGTATCTGCCTCTGCTACCAAAGGTGTTATGGCTGTAGAAAAGCCAATACCCAAAGACATGGCAATAAAAATAAAGCTATTACCCAAAGACACAGCTGCCAACTCAGCCGAGCCCAATTGCCCAACCATCACATTATCTACAAAGCTCACAAAGGTATGCCCAAGCATGCCTAACATTACTGGTGATGCCAGTTTTAGGTTGTATTGAAATTCTTTAGTGTAGTTGCTTAAAACCATGCCGCGAAGGTAGTGGTTTTGGGTTTAGGTTTTAGAGTTTATTTTTTACTCGAATATAAATTAAATAACTAGTTACAAACGAGCGCTAGCAAGGGTTTTTATTTAATTTTTTCTTTCACAAATGATATTACATTTTTAAACTCTATTTCTCCAATCTCTGATTTTCCAATAACCACAATATCACCTTGTTCTTTGTTTCTCATTAAAAGCAAATTTGATTTTACGATTTTATATTCTTGGAAATTATTCCATTCAGTTTTGGTTTCGGAAAAGTCATCAGTAAAAACTAAACAGTCCTTGTTAAATTCAAAAATGCCGTATTTTGGAATTTCATTTTCTTTATCTATTAATGCCTTTATACGACTCATATAGTCGTTTTTTAAATTATGATACTTCTTATTATAAGTGTAAAAATTGTAGAATGAAAAAAGAGAGAAAGCAAGGAATAAAAAACCTAAATTACCTTTTCCAATAATTATGAAAATACCTAAGCATATAAAAATTATAAACCAAAATAGTGCCTCTTTACTTTTCCTATAAGAATCAGAGAAGACATAAGGAAATGTTATTTTGGTTTGCAGATAATAAAGTTCTAAGTCAAAAGGTATTTCGTATCTCAATTGATTTTTTTTAATGAGTTCAGTTGATTTATTAAGTTTCTTTCAATTACTTGTATCCATCGATAAGCAAAGTTCTTTTTTTTTAAACAACAAGTCAATACGTAACGTTGCATATTTTTCAATACAATTTTATTATGTATTCTGTCTACTTATAACATTAAAAACAAGAGATTTCCATATTACCGCTAAGCCAAAAATTAAAAAAAAGAGACCGCTAATTAAAAAAGTAGACTTAGTATTTTCACCAAATAGTTGGCTGAAATATTCTATCTTCCAAGTTAGATAAGGTGACGCAAAAAACAAGTTACGTGTAAAAATCAAAGTCAACACTAAGATAAATACATTATTTATGATACCGACTTTAAACTTTCTATTTAAAAGCAAAACTAAAATTATAATCACAAACGCAATCAGAGTCTTGCTATAAAAATGGTTAGCAAAAAATTGACCCAAACGAACGTCTGATATAGCCTCATAAGTATTAGTGGATTTACCTAATAGTGCATCCCATTCATCGGCATTGTAGGCTACATACAACCTATATATTCCAGTAAATACAAACTGTAGTCCAAAGCACTGTAATAGTATTAAAACAAAGTCAAATTTGCCTAATAATTTACCCATACCCATTAAAATAACCAAAAAGTTGGTATATAAACAGCGCTATTCCTGCCAAAACCAAGTACCAATTGACAGCTTTATAAAACGCTGGGAACTGTTTCCGTTTTCGAGACTGTGTAATGATAAACACAATAGGTATTAAAGCTAATACTTGACCGATTTCTACACCTAAGTTAAAACACAAAATTTTTGCCAACACCTGTTCTTCTCCAATATCAAAAGATTGTAATCGGGTTGATAAGCCAAAACCATGAATCAGTCCAAAAAGACCTACCATAAGCAGTAGGTTTGGTACTTTTAGTTTTTGAAAACCACCTAAGTTTTCAAATCCCTTATACAAAACACTTAAAGCAATAACAGCATCTACTAAGTGTTCATTTGCCGTAATACCAGAATACGTAGCACCTATTAGAGTGATACAATGGCCAATTGTAAATACTGTTATAAATTTTAGAATGTCTTTAAAGCTGCTTAGATAGAATACCACACCAGCCAAAAAAAGCAGGTGATCGTAACCGGTAAGCATATGCGTTGCTCCTACTTGAATATAAGCCCATAAACCACCATTGCGCAAAAGCTCTTGATCTGCGTTTGTAACACCATGTGCAAATCCAAAAAGTGGAAGTAACACTACTAATAGCGTTAACAGCCGCCTTAAGCTCAAAACCATTAGCTGTCTTTTTTTCTAAAGATGAAGAATAACACACCAATGAACGCTACACTGCCTAAAATGAACATCCAAATTGGGATGCCGTCTTCATGATCGCGGTCATGGTTGTGTGTATGTGTATCAGCATTATGGGCATGGCTTACCTCAAAAGTTAAAGTTGCCCATTTAGACCGATGTGTTAATTCATCGCTGTCTGCAACTCTAGTCATATGAATAGTTCTAAGGTAGTAAATCCCATCTTCTGGTAAATCTACGGTAACAATACCTTTATCATTAGTGCGTAATTGCTGTCCACTGGTATGGGAATGTGGCTTTTCTTCTTCGGCATTATGCGAATGCTTATGTTCATTAGTATCATGTCCATGTTTGTGCGAATGAACTTCACCTTTGTGTTTATGCTCATGACTGTGGGCTTCACTTGTACTAGAACTATGCTCGTGGCTGTGGTCGCCATCATCATGAGAGTGTTCATGTGAATGGGTTTTATCCTCATGACTATGTTTGTGAGTATTTTCATCGTGAGAATGCGCGTGAGCACCTTTAACGGCATCTGCAAAAATAAGTTGATTGGCTAAAGGTTTGCCATCCAACAGCAATTGAACATCGAGTTGCTCACCAGTATGTTTCTCATAAGGATTTGCCATGGGAACAAACTCAATAGGATACCCCAAAACTGTTTTCCAATCATCAGTCTTTACATCACCGACTTGATAAATAGCCTTAACGTGCTTTTGGTAATTCTCAACCACATCTTGGTCTAACAAGCTATCTGCAGTACGTTGTTTGAGCATATCCAAAACACCATCGCTTTTAAGATATTTATTGAATTTCTCTGCGGTAAGTTCAATATTTCTGGCTTTAGTAGAAACACCTGCTACATAAGTTCCTGCATCACCTGTATTAAAGGTTAATTTTGTAATCGTACTATCTTGGTCTTGCCATTGCTCAGGATTAATAGCTACTCGATTTCCATGCGAAACTATAGACGCATCCAACATTCGATCGCGAGCAATGGTATTATCACTTTTCTCAAAAGTACCGTTGTAAAGGTTTAAAACCGCTTCTTGATTAGGCTCTAAAAAATAGGTTTCTAATTTTATATACAAATCGTGACTGCAGAATAACACAAGCGCAGCCAAAAAATAAAAAGGCTTTAAAAGTTTATTAGTTATTGATGCTGTTATTTTTCTTTTTTTAAGTTTCATTGCTATAGTTGTTATAGGTTATCAAAGTGCTATAATATTTTGTTTGGCTTCCTCAAACTCTTTTACCATGTCGTTTACAATGTCTGCAACGGGTTTAATGTCGTGTATAAGACCTGCGATTTGTCCAATTTCGAGTTCGCCATCATCCAAGTCACCTTCAAACATACCACGTTTGGCTCTGGCGCGTCCTAGTAGTTCTTTAAGCTGCTCTGGTGTTGGTGCGGTTTTATAAAGTTCTTGTACCTCGTTGTAAAATTTATTTTTAACGAGACGCACTGGTGCCAGTTCTTTTAAGGTCAATTGCGTATCTCCTTCTTTAGCATCCACCACAACTTGTTTAAAAGCTTGATGCGCTGAGGATTCTTCACTCGCCACAAAACGACTACCAACCTGTACACCATCAGCTCCCAAAACCATACAGGCTAATATGGCTTTTCCGGTGGCAATACCACCTGCAGCAATTAATGGAATTTCTAAGTGTTCTTTTACCATTGGGATTAAAGTGAGCGTTGTGGTTTCGTCTCTACCATTGTGTCCTCCTGCTTCAAAACCTTCAGCCACGACAGCATCCACACCTGCGTCTTGGGCTTTGAGCGCAAATTTTACACTACTCACTACATGCACCACAGTAATGCCTCGCTCTTGTAACCAACTGGTCCATGTTTTCGGATTTCCGGCAGAGGTGAATACAATCTTTACTCCTTCTTCAACAATGATATCCATAATCTCTTCAATGTTTGGATATAGCATCGGCACATTCACTCCAAAAGGTTTGTCGGTTGCAGCTTTACATTTTTGAATATGCTCGCGCAACACATCTGGATACATTGAGCCTGCGCCTATTAAGCCTAAAATGCCTGCGTTACTTGCTGCTGAGGCGAGTCGCCAACCACTGTTCCAGATCATGCCTGCTTGTACGATTGGATGTTCTATATTGAATAATTCTGTGATTCTGTTTGCCATTATTGATGATTTATTTTAAAAATGCTTCGACTGCGCTCAGCATGACAATGAATAGTTTTGATAAAATTCGTCAATTCGAGTGAATTTCACGAATAGAAATGAGTGAAATTTTTATCGAGTATAAGAATTTAACGACTATTAGTTCTCGATACATTTTTAATCTCATTACAATCGATTAAAAACACTCGAACTGACATAACACTTAAAATAAAACCTTAGCCGTCAGTTCGAGTGGATTTTATGACGATAGGAATAAAATTAGTACTTCGACAAGCTCAGCAGAACTATCGAGAACTATTTCGGTAGCAAGACTTCTCGATACAATTCTTCGTACCTCAGAATCACTCGAAGTGACGTTATATTTTATTAAGAAATCACACCAGAGCCTAACAATTCATCATTGTTGTACCAAGCCACAAACTGACCTTCGGTAATTGCAGATTGTTTATTCTCGAATTCCACGTACAATCCTGAAGCGACTTTATGAAGTGCTGCCTTTTCTAAAGGTTGTCTGTAACGTATTCTTGCCATCACATCCATAGTTTCGCCATCGTTTAGGGCTAAATCTTCCCGAATCCAGTGCAATTCGTCATTAGACACAAATAACACATTACGAAGTAAACCAGGATGATTCTTTCCTTGACCAGTGTAAATCACGTTTTCTTCAACGTCAGTTTCAATGACAAATAATGGTTCTTTGGTACCTCCAACGGCTAAGCCTTTGCGTTGCCCTTTGGTAAAATAATGTGCACCTTGATGCTTACCAACGACTTTTCCATCAGATAAAACATACTTTGGTTTTTTGGCTAAATATGCCAATTCATTTTCTTTTGAAGTAAACTCTGGTTGCTTTTGGTTATAAACTTCAAGGGAATCTTCTACCTCAACAATAACTCCTTCTTTTGGCTTTAATTGTTGTTGCAAAAAATCTGGTAGTCTTACTTTACCAATAAAACACAAGCCTTGAGAATCCTTTTTCTCAGCCGTTATTAAATCTTGAGCCTTAGCAATCTCTCTAACCTCTGGCTTGGTTAATTCACCAATTGGGAATAGCGCTTTTGCTAATTGATCTTGCGATAACTGGCATAAAAAGTAAGATTGGTCTTTATTGTTATCTATTCCGGCTAAAAGCTGATGAATTTCTTTTCCGTCTTTTTCGATTGTAGATTTACGACAATAATGTCCAGTAGCTACGTAATCTGCTCCAAGATCCATGGCAATGTCCATAAAAACATCGAACTTAATTTCGCGATTACACAACACATCAGGATTGGGTGTGCGTCCTTTTTCGTATTCGTTAAACATGTAGTCTACAATACGCTCTTTGTACTGAACGCTTAAATCTACCGTTTGAAACGGAATGCCTAATTTATCGGCTACCAGCATAGCATCGTTGCTGTCTTCTAGCCAAGGACATTCATCTGAAATGGTTACAGAATCATCGTGCCAGTTTTTCATAAACAAGCCAATAACTTCGTAGCCTTGCTCTTTTAAAATATAGGCTGCAACGCTAGAATCTACACCACCTGAAAGTCCTACTATTACTCTTTTCATATCACCTTCCTGCCTTTCGACACTGCTCAAGATAAACTTCAGCAGGAATCTTTTTAATTAACTTATTTATTCATATTTCAATTAGAGTAAATCTGAGAATCGGAATTATATTAAGAACCTTTTGTAGCACAAAAACTTCTCGATACAAAATTCCTTAAAACGGAATTTTACTCGAAGTGACGTTATGAATTTAATTTATAAACTTAATTTTAGTCTCTTACTATATTGTCTGAAAAACTTCGGCAAAATTACAAATAAAAATAGCAATCTAATATAGACTGCTATTCCTAAAAATTATGCTTTTTATAGTTTAAATCTATTAGTATTTTTTAATGACCTTGTTGTTGGTATGGTCAATTTCTTTTTTGAGCTTTCCAGATTCATAATAAAACCAAATACCAGACTTTTTATCGTCAGTGTAATTGCCTTCAGAAGTTTTATTACCATCGGAATCGTAGTTAATGGTCTTACCATTTAATTCACCATTTATATAAACGGATTGGCGAAGCAGCATTTTATTTTCTGAAAACCATTTAGATTCTCCTTCTAATTTTCCATCTTTGTAATTTGTTTCTTCGGCTACTAGTCCATTTTTATAATAGACCGTTCTAACGCCTTCCAGCTTGCCTTCATCGTTGTAATGCTCTACAATCATTTTTGCGGAAGAATCTTTATGATAAAACACCCACTGACCAATGTAACGTTTACCGTTCATTTTGCCTTCGCTTATGACTTTCCCTTTAGAGGTGAAGAACTTTACATCAGATAAACTATCTTTTAAATTAAAGACTTTGGTGGCACTTAATACACTTTTACCTTTAGAAAGTGTGTAGTATTTAAAAGTATCCACCTCTTTACCATGTACAAATTGGCCTTCGTAGCGTTTTTGATCGGTCTTGTGGTAGTTCTTTGTCCATATACCATGACGTTTGCCGTTCTCATCAAATTGATTTACTGGCTTTTGAGCCAGTGCTACTGTTAAAATTATTGTAAAAAAAAGGGTGAAATAAACTTTTTGTTTAATCATTTCATAGCTTTGTTAGACAAACAATAACAGTTTGTATAATGTTGAACAATTTTAAAAACTCAAAAAAATGAAAATTATTTCAAAAACTTTCAAATTACTGACAGTATTTCTATTGGTTTTAGGTGTAACTGGATGTAGTGACGACGATGACAACAATGGACCAGGTGTGCAAACAACTACTGTTGTTGATGTGGCATTAGCAAATGGTTTAACTTCATTGGCTGCTGCTTTAGAAGCCACAGACCTAGTAACAACGTTGCAAGGCACTGGACCTTTTACAGTGTTTGCACCAGACAACGACGCCTTTACAACACTTTTAACCAATACTGGATTAGATTTAGATAATTTGTCTACTGCTGAAGAAGCTTTAGTAAGAAACATCTTATTAAATCATGTTATCGTAGGACAAAATTTATCTTCAACAGATCTTGTTAATGCAGGTTCGGGTTACACTAATGTGGCCGCAACAGGGCCTAACGGTGAAAATTTAAGTTTGTATTTTAACACTTCTAATGGTGTTGTTATAAACGGACAATCAACCGTTAGTAACGCTGACCTAACGGCTACGAACGGAACAGTCCATGTAGTAAATACAGTAATTGATTTACCAACCATTGCAACATTTGCAACATCTAATCCAGCGCTATCTGTATTGGTTGATGCCCTTGCATACGCAGATACAGGAACACCTACAGTACCGTATATTAATACAGTTTCTGATCCTGATGCAGGACCTTTTACAGTATTTGCACCAACAAACGATGCCTTTTTAGATCCCACAAATGGTATACTAGCAGAGTTAGGTTTATCTGGTTTTGGTGAAGGTATGGGCGAGTTAAACGCTGCTACCACTGATTCGGTATTATTATACCACATCGTAGCCGCCAACGTTCAGTCAGATCAGCTTACTACTGGCACGGTGTCTACTTTAGGAGGTGATATTACTGCAGATACCAGTAATTTTACGTTAACAGACGCTAACAATCGTGTAAGTAATATTGTAACCTCATTGGTTGATATACAAGCCATGAATGGTGTCGTGCATGTGATTGATAGAGTGATTTTATTTCCATTACCATAGTTTAGAAAGTCGAGGCTGATTACCTCATTTTTATATTGATTGATTTAGTTAGTAGAAAAACCCAGACATTTATTCGTCTGGGTTTTTTACTATAAATCACCTAAACCTTGGATTAATCAACCATGCATAACAAACACAATAAAGGTATGCATTACCTTCTAAAACTATTATGTAGGTAACCTAAGACTATTTAATTGCATAAGACTATTACATAACCACAGAGTTATACAAGTGTATTAAATCTATAAAAAAGCCTTGGCGCAATAAACCAAGGCTTTTTAATCTACGATACTCTCAGGCTTTTACTTTTTTCGTCTTTGTTGTGCTTGTTTTTGCTGCTCGGCTTGCTCCATCATTTCAGCCATTTTTTTCTGAAATTTATTCTGTTTCTTCGGTTTGCTCTTACTCACTTCTATTTTAGCCAGCACCTTCTTTTCATCGATAATGTAGTTTTTAATAACCAACATAATACCGATACTAATAAGATTGGATATAAAGTAATATAAACTTAAGCCAGAGGCATAGTTATTAAAGAAAATTAACATTAGTAGTGGTGAGAAGTAAATCATGTACTTCATTATTTTACTCATATCTGGCATACCTTCTTGTGGTGGTGCTTGCATTGCTGTTTGCTGACCAGTTGTCATTTTCATGTAGAAGAAAATAGCAATGGCAGCAAGTATTGGAAACAATGCAACATGATCTCCATAAAATGGAATATTTACACCAGGTGGAAAATTATAAATTGAGTCGTAAGAACTTAGATCATCTGCCCACAGGAAGCTTTTCTGTCTTAAATCAAATGCTGTTGGAAAGAACATAAACAACGCGTAAAACACAGGAATTTGCATTAAACCAGGCAGACAGCCACTTAGCGGACTGGCTCCAGCTTTACTCTGTAATGCCATAGTTTCTTGCTGTGCCTTTAACTTGTTGTCTTTATATTTTTCTCTAATGGCATCTAACTCTGGCTTTAATATTTTCATCTTTGCCTGTGATAAAAACTGCTTATATTGCACAAAAGACAGCATAAGTTTTACCAAAACAGTCATAACAATAATAGCAATTCCATAAGGCAACATACTACTTAACCAGCCAAATAAAGGAATGAATAAGGCCTTGTTTATCCAGCCAAAGATTCCCCATCCAAAAGGAATACTTTCCTCTAAGCTTTTATCATAAGTCTTTAAAATCTTAGCATCTGTAGGACCGTAGTATAATCCTAAGTTTTTATTAATCTCACCACCATTATAGGCTAATGGTATTTTTGAGGTGTATAGTTTTGTAAATAGCGTATCTACTTCTTCATCTTCAACTAAATTTTTAGAGGTTAGCTCTGCTTTTGAAAACGGATTATCTTTAGCTACCAATATAGAGCTAAAGAAATGTTGTCTGTACGATAACCATTCTACATCTTCTATGGTTTCTTCATCGTCACCCATTTGTGATAACTTTTCAACACGGTCTTCATCGTGCATATAGGTGAGCCTTGTATAACGGTTTTCGTAGCTAATGCTTTTTGCGTGCCTAATTCCTTTTTGCTGCCAATCTAAAGTAATTGGTTGCGATGTATTAAACTCTCCACTTAAACCTTGCGATTTGATTGAAAAGTCAATCATGTAGTCTTCTGGCTTTAACTCGTATCTATACTCCAAAAACTCTGTTTCAGAAAACTTAAGCTTCATAGACACAATAGTATTTTCACCACTCTTGCTTACGCTTGGTTGAAATGGGTAATCTTTTGTATTACGTATACGATTATCTGAGGTACCAAATGTGAGATTAAAGGCGCTGTTTTGGTC belongs to Winogradskyella sp. J14-2 and includes:
- a CDS encoding NAD(P)H-dependent flavin oxidoreductase, with the translated sequence MANRITELFNIEHPIVQAGMIWNSGWRLASAASNAGILGLIGAGSMYPDVLREHIQKCKAATDKPFGVNVPMLYPNIEEIMDIIVEEGVKIVFTSAGNPKTWTSWLQERGITVVHVVSSVKFALKAQDAGVDAVVAEGFEAGGHNGRDETTTLTLIPMVKEHLEIPLIAAGGIATGKAILACMVLGADGVQVGSRFVASEESSAHQAFKQVVVDAKEGDTQLTLKELAPVRLVKNKFYNEVQELYKTAPTPEQLKELLGRARAKRGMFEGDLDDGELEIGQIAGLIHDIKPVADIVNDMVKEFEEAKQNIIAL
- the mnmA gene encoding tRNA 2-thiouridine(34) synthase MnmA is translated as MKRVIVGLSGGVDSSVAAYILKEQGYEVIGLFMKNWHDDSVTISDECPWLEDSNDAMLVADKLGIPFQTVDLSVQYKERIVDYMFNEYEKGRTPNPDVLCNREIKFDVFMDIAMDLGADYVATGHYCRKSTIEKDGKEIHQLLAGIDNNKDQSYFLCQLSQDQLAKALFPIGELTKPEVREIAKAQDLITAEKKDSQGLCFIGKVRLPDFLQQQLKPKEGVIVEVEDSLEVYNQKQPEFTSKENELAYLAKKPKYVLSDGKVVGKHQGAHYFTKGQRKGLAVGGTKEPLFVIETDVEENVIYTGQGKNHPGLLRNVLFVSNDELHWIREDLALNDGETMDVMARIRYRQPLEKAALHKVASGLYVEFENKQSAITEGQFVAWYNNDELLGSGVIS
- a CDS encoding toxin-antitoxin system YwqK family antitoxin, with translation MIKQKVYFTLFFTIILTVALAQKPVNQFDENGKRHGIWTKNYHKTDQKRYEGQFVHGKEVDTFKYYTLSKGKSVLSATKVFNLKDSLSDVKFFTSKGKVISEGKMNGKRYIGQWVFYHKDSSAKMIVEHYNDEGKLEGVRTVYYKNGLVAEETNYKDGKLEGESKWFSENKMLLRQSVYINGELNGKTINYDSDGNKTSEGNYTDDKKSGIWFYYESGKLKKEIDHTNNKVIKKY
- a CDS encoding fasciclin domain-containing protein, with translation MKIISKTFKLLTVFLLVLGVTGCSDDDDNNGPGVQTTTVVDVALANGLTSLAAALEATDLVTTLQGTGPFTVFAPDNDAFTTLLTNTGLDLDNLSTAEEALVRNILLNHVIVGQNLSSTDLVNAGSGYTNVAATGPNGENLSLYFNTSNGVVINGQSTVSNADLTATNGTVHVVNTVIDLPTIATFATSNPALSVLVDALAYADTGTPTVPYINTVSDPDAGPFTVFAPTNDAFLDPTNGILAELGLSGFGEGMGELNAATTDSVLLYHIVAANVQSDQLTTGTVSTLGGDITADTSNFTLTDANNRVSNIVTSLVDIQAMNGVVHVIDRVILFPLP
- the yidC gene encoding membrane protein insertase YidC, producing the protein MEEKKLDINSIIGFILIFGILVFMMYQNTPSEEELKAQKQAEQEQIEAEKKKSKQNEAVVTTASDYSNTKDLDSTQLASLQSKEGSLAYALTIPGEDFTTVETDVFQLKFSRMGGHLAEVKLKKFVTFDSLPIYMVKDQNSAFNLTFGTSDNRIRNTKDYPFQPSVSKSGENTIVSMKLKFSETEFLEYRYELKPEDYMIDFSIKSQGLSGEFNTSQPITLDWQQKGIRHAKSISYENRYTRLTYMHDEDRVEKLSQMGDDEETIEDVEWLSYRQHFFSSILVAKDNPFSKAELTSKNLVEDEEVDTLFTKLYTSKIPLAYNGGEINKNLGLYYGPTDAKILKTYDKSLEESIPFGWGIFGWINKALFIPLFGWLSSMLPYGIAIIVMTVLVKLMLSFVQYKQFLSQAKMKILKPELDAIREKYKDNKLKAQQETMALQSKAGASPLSGCLPGLMQIPVFYALFMFFPTAFDLRQKSFLWADDLSSYDSIYNFPPGVNIPFYGDHVALFPILAAIAIFFYMKMTTGQQTAMQAPPQEGMPDMSKIMKYMIYFSPLLMLIFFNNYASGLSLYYFISNLISIGIMLVIKNYIIDEKKVLAKIEVSKSKPKKQNKFQKKMAEMMEQAEQQKQAQQRRKK